A region from the Fibrobacter sp. UWB5 genome encodes:
- a CDS encoding type II secretion system protein, producing MKEKIHLKHGFTMIEIMVVIVILGVLAGVGAPKLIGYTERVKEKADMMKLYYLRDALNRALIENEEALYQSSFVSGGDSAAIANLKKLKDKLASEKGVDLFVIEMHPNREQNIQHNHPSINSGSEMSKIIGSTGVWYDALRDAGFEGVADIVALRNGTVKGSLDKDGETYRAYSYTDDNGKTQYRTTPRNPIFMSKLLNRGKNDDLKNITSQGDNTTNYRLTMSFQWTDRKESNHSVEVALLPAKAKMRANKTKKGGALMSDNGVCFSTYGDIGCADYYY from the coding sequence ATGAAGGAAAAAATCCATCTGAAACATGGTTTTACCATGATTGAAATCATGGTGGTCATCGTGATACTAGGAGTTCTCGCCGGAGTTGGCGCCCCTAAGCTTATTGGTTATACCGAAAGAGTCAAGGAAAAAGCAGATATGATGAAGTTGTATTATCTGCGAGATGCCTTGAACAGGGCCCTAATAGAAAATGAAGAAGCCTTATACCAAAGTTCTTTTGTATCCGGCGGAGACAGCGCAGCAATAGCCAACCTCAAAAAATTAAAAGACAAACTGGCAAGCGAAAAGGGTGTTGATTTATTCGTTATAGAAATGCACCCGAATAGGGAACAAAATATTCAGCATAACCACCCTAGCATTAATAGTGGTTCCGAAATGAGCAAAATTATTGGGAGCACTGGAGTTTGGTATGATGCTTTGAGAGATGCCGGATTTGAAGGAGTTGCAGATATTGTCGCATTAAGAAATGGTACCGTCAAAGGCAGTTTGGATAAAGATGGTGAAACCTACCGTGCATATTCCTATACAGATGATAATGGGAAAACTCAATATCGAACCACCCCCAGAAATCCCATTTTCATGAGCAAATTGTTGAATAGAGGAAAAAACGACGATTTGAAGAATATAACAAGTCAAGGTGATAACACCACGAATTACCGTCTGACAATGAGTTTCCAGTGGACTGATAGAAAAGAAAGCAACCACTCTGTAGAAGTCGCGTTGCTTCCCGCCAAGGCCAAAATGCGCGCCAATAAAACTAAAAAAGGCGGAGCTCTTATGTCCGATAACGGAGTCTGCTTCTCAACCTATGGAGATATAGGTTGCGCGGACTACTATTATTAA
- a CDS encoding sodium:proton antiporter encodes MLTSLALIFLLGLLLGSIFVKLKLPSILGMILTGIILGPHALNLLRPAFLDISADLRQLALVIILTRAGLTLDMREFKRIGRAALLMCFVPASIEIVGVVLLAPPLMGVSYWEAALMGSAIAAVSPAVVVPRMLKMREERRGLKHGIPQMLLAGASLDDVYVLVTFAAFLALLKGESVSATSFLSVPVSITLGAAVGVACGYALVWFFKHKHMRDTVKVLIILSFAFLLNELEHDISHVVPFSGMIAVVAIAACIYGKHPELAKRISGKFTKFWVAAEIILFVLVGSTLDVAYAFTAGIGAIFVVLGAMFFRMAGVAICMWRTPLNYKERLFCMLAYVPKATVQAAIGGVPLSFGLACGNNVLTLAAVAIMVTAPLGAIFIDKTYKRLVPVDSAENG; translated from the coding sequence ATGTTGACTTCTCTCGCTCTTATTTTCTTGTTAGGGTTACTTTTAGGCTCGATTTTCGTCAAGCTGAAGCTCCCGAGCATTCTAGGGATGATTCTGACGGGGATTATTCTCGGACCTCATGCACTGAACCTGCTTCGGCCGGCTTTTTTGGATATTTCGGCGGATTTACGGCAGTTGGCACTGGTGATTATCTTGACGCGAGCGGGGTTGACTTTAGATATGCGGGAATTCAAGCGGATTGGCCGCGCAGCCCTCTTGATGTGCTTTGTACCCGCTTCTATTGAAATTGTGGGTGTCGTTTTGCTTGCGCCGCCGCTGATGGGGGTGTCTTATTGGGAGGCCGCCCTCATGGGTTCCGCCATAGCGGCGGTGTCGCCGGCGGTGGTGGTGCCGCGAATGCTCAAAATGCGCGAGGAACGGCGCGGGCTGAAGCATGGTATTCCCCAGATGCTTCTGGCCGGAGCCTCCTTGGATGATGTGTATGTGCTGGTGACTTTCGCGGCGTTCTTGGCGCTTTTGAAGGGCGAATCCGTCTCGGCGACGAGTTTTCTTTCGGTGCCTGTGTCCATAACCCTCGGTGCGGCGGTGGGAGTGGCCTGCGGTTATGCCTTGGTGTGGTTCTTCAAGCACAAGCACATGCGCGATACGGTGAAGGTGCTGATTATCTTGAGTTTCGCCTTCTTGTTGAACGAGTTGGAACATGACATTAGCCATGTGGTGCCGTTCAGCGGCATGATTGCGGTGGTCGCCATTGCGGCCTGCATTTACGGCAAGCATCCGGAACTTGCAAAACGCATTAGCGGCAAGTTCACCAAGTTCTGGGTGGCGGCCGAAATCATCTTGTTTGTGTTGGTGGGTAGCACCTTGGATGTGGCTTATGCGTTTACGGCGGGAATCGGCGCGATTTTCGTGGTGCTCGGGGCCATGTTCTTTCGAATGGCGGGCGTGGCCATTTGCATGTGGCGCACTCCGCTGAATTACAAGGAACGCCTGTTCTGCATGCTGGCCTATGTACCCAAGGCGACGGTGCAGGCGGCCATCGGTGGCGTGCCCCTGAGTTTTGGGCTTGCCTGCGGCAACAACGTGCTCACGCTTGCGGCCGTGGCGATTATGGTGACGGCCCCGCTCGGAGCCATCTTTATAGATAAAACCTATAAGCGGCTGGTACCGGTGGATTCGGCCGAGAACGGCTAA
- a CDS encoding tRNA-dihydrouridine synthase family protein, with amino-acid sequence MLPIHFAPLQGFTESAYRLAHSKFAPGIHTYYTPFLRLEKGEVRAKDLRDLQTEHPYHLVPQIIVRDVEEFNLLTKAVTELGFQEIDINMGCPYPMQTKSGRGSGILPHPEKVREILDAISQLSRAASAPKFSIKMRLGHTSPEECLQLLPLLNEAPLAHITLHPRVGIQQYKGALDFETFDKFYRDCKQPLIFNGDITDLEQMKFIETRYPKIAGIMIGRGLLANPVLAAQYAGLPCSSATETLLRIHADIAADYARHLQGNAQILDKIRPFWTYADLPKKTRKKIEKSKTLEEYLEAVNELA; translated from the coding sequence ATGCTCCCCATTCACTTTGCCCCACTCCAGGGATTTACCGAATCGGCCTACCGACTAGCCCACAGCAAGTTCGCCCCTGGAATCCATACCTATTACACCCCGTTTCTCAGGTTGGAAAAAGGCGAAGTCCGGGCCAAGGACCTCCGCGATTTGCAGACGGAGCACCCTTACCATCTCGTGCCACAAATCATCGTACGCGATGTCGAGGAATTCAACCTTCTGACCAAAGCCGTTACGGAACTCGGTTTCCAGGAAATCGACATCAACATGGGTTGCCCCTACCCCATGCAGACCAAGTCGGGCCGCGGCTCCGGAATCCTCCCGCACCCCGAAAAAGTCCGCGAAATCCTTGACGCCATAAGCCAGCTAAGCCGAGCAGCAAGCGCCCCCAAGTTCAGCATCAAGATGCGCCTCGGACACACCTCCCCGGAGGAATGCCTGCAACTGCTACCGCTCCTAAACGAAGCACCCCTCGCCCACATCACCCTTCACCCGCGGGTCGGAATCCAGCAGTACAAGGGGGCTCTTGACTTCGAGACGTTCGACAAATTTTACAGAGATTGTAAACAACCGCTGATTTTTAACGGCGACATCACCGACCTAGAACAAATGAAATTCATCGAGACCCGCTACCCGAAGATCGCGGGAATCATGATCGGCAGGGGCCTCCTCGCAAACCCGGTTCTCGCCGCCCAGTACGCCGGACTCCCCTGCAGCTCCGCGACCGAAACCTTGCTCAGAATCCACGCCGACATCGCTGCCGACTACGCCCGCCACTTGCAAGGAAACGCCCAAATTTTAGACAAAATCCGCCCTTTCTGGACGTATGCGGACCTTCCGAAGAAGACACGTAAGAAAATCGAGAAATCCAAGACCCTCGAGGAATACCTCGAAGCCGTCAACGAGTTAGCTTAG
- a CDS encoding peptidoglycan DD-metalloendopeptidase family protein: MRMFGFLLSIVLFFTACASNKNTAQDIQPTTEPETQILAPSETESEFTGNPILDEADAGNSEIAANDVTAADSDIEGPDGESEMSQEEADAELAADMAEGDSASLETLPKLTLDMTTAFVPTASRRISAPYGIRTYRMHRGVDMGLCHGEDRTIVAAFTGVVTKVRNQGRRKGYGKYVILDHGNGLTTLYAHLASWQVHVGDTLQAGDTIGVGGNTGRSFGAHLHFEMKYHGNYIDPSTIFNFEEGTFQSALITIEPKEMLAVEDGYQKELSKHRYYKVKSGDCLGKIARKYGISVTRLKQLNGIKGNTIRPGQVLRCS, from the coding sequence ATGCGAATGTTTGGTTTTCTACTGTCTATTGTATTGTTTTTTACAGCCTGTGCTTCAAACAAAAACACAGCCCAAGATATTCAGCCCACTACCGAGCCTGAAACACAGATTTTAGCACCTTCTGAAACGGAAAGCGAATTTACCGGCAACCCGATTCTTGACGAAGCCGACGCCGGCAATTCCGAAATCGCCGCCAACGACGTTACCGCAGCCGACTCCGACATAGAAGGCCCCGACGGTGAATCCGAAATGAGCCAGGAAGAAGCGGACGCCGAACTCGCCGCCGATATGGCTGAAGGCGATTCCGCATCGCTCGAAACGCTCCCCAAGCTGACGCTTGACATGACCACCGCCTTTGTGCCCACCGCAAGCCGCCGTATTTCGGCCCCTTACGGCATTCGCACCTACCGTATGCACCGCGGCGTCGATATGGGTCTTTGCCACGGCGAAGACCGCACCATTGTGGCCGCCTTTACAGGAGTTGTCACCAAGGTCCGTAACCAAGGCCGACGCAAGGGCTACGGCAAGTACGTCATTCTGGACCACGGCAACGGGCTCACCACGCTCTACGCCCATCTTGCCAGCTGGCAAGTCCATGTCGGCGACACCCTGCAAGCCGGCGATACGATCGGCGTAGGCGGCAACACGGGCCGTTCCTTCGGCGCCCATCTGCACTTCGAGATGAAGTATCACGGCAACTACATCGACCCGTCCACGATTTTCAACTTCGAAGAAGGCACCTTCCAGAGCGCCCTCATTACGATTGAACCGAAGGAAATGCTCGCGGTCGAAGACGGCTACCAGAAGGAACTTTCCAAGCACCGCTACTACAAGGTGAAAAGCGGCGACTGCCTCGGCAAAATCGCCCGCAAGTACGGCATTTCTGTAACGCGACTCAAGCAGCTGAACGGCATCAAGGGCAACACCATTCGCCCGGGTCAAGTGCTCCGCTGCTCGTAA
- a CDS encoding glycine--tRNA ligase: MAKKVQDALKDIISLCKRRGFIFPGSEIYDGLANTWDYGPYGVELKRNIKNLWWKKFVTSRQDVLGLDSSILLNPRVWKASGHVGNFSDPLVDCLACHERFRADQLLEDKLGEGCCAGKNFDEVHQMMMDNKIECPTCGKTDWTKPRAFNLMFQTEIGVIEGEGNKVYLRPETAQGIFVDFKNIVDNVRPRIPFGVGQIGKSFRNEITPGNFIFRTREFEQMELEFFCEPGTELDWYNFWRKYCFDWLVNDLGVNKEKLRLREHAKEELSHYSNGTTDVEYEFPFGWGELWGIASRTNYDLTQHQNESKVKQEYIDPVQNKRYIPYVVEPSLGVERLLLVLLCDAYEVEKLENDERTVLHFDPKIAPVKVAVLPLVKKGQVKAKAEELYQKLLNRWNVEYDETQSIGKRYRRQDELGTPFCVTVDFDTVGEGESDPAKLGFVTVRERDSMKQELVKIDELEAYLSAKLGC; this comes from the coding sequence ATGGCAAAGAAAGTTCAGGATGCCCTCAAGGACATCATCTCCCTCTGCAAGCGCCGCGGTTTCATTTTCCCCGGCTCCGAAATCTACGACGGCCTCGCCAATACTTGGGACTACGGTCCGTATGGCGTGGAACTGAAGCGCAACATCAAGAACCTCTGGTGGAAGAAGTTCGTGACCAGCCGCCAGGATGTGCTTGGTCTCGACAGCTCTATTCTCTTGAACCCCCGCGTTTGGAAGGCCTCTGGCCACGTGGGCAACTTCTCTGACCCGCTGGTCGACTGCCTCGCTTGCCACGAACGTTTCCGTGCCGACCAACTTTTGGAAGACAAGCTCGGCGAAGGCTGCTGCGCCGGCAAGAACTTTGACGAAGTCCACCAGATGATGATGGACAACAAGATCGAATGCCCGACCTGCGGCAAGACCGATTGGACCAAGCCCCGCGCATTCAACCTGATGTTCCAGACCGAAATCGGCGTGATCGAAGGCGAAGGCAACAAGGTTTACCTCCGTCCGGAAACGGCTCAGGGTATCTTCGTTGACTTCAAGAACATTGTCGATAACGTCCGCCCGCGCATTCCGTTCGGTGTGGGCCAGATCGGTAAGTCCTTCCGTAACGAAATCACTCCGGGTAACTTCATCTTCCGTACCCGCGAATTCGAACAGATGGAACTGGAATTCTTCTGCGAACCGGGCACCGAACTTGACTGGTACAACTTCTGGCGCAAGTACTGCTTCGACTGGCTCGTGAACGATCTCGGCGTGAACAAGGAAAAGCTCCGTCTCCGCGAACATGCCAAGGAAGAACTTTCTCACTACTCCAACGGTACCACCGACGTCGAATACGAATTCCCGTTCGGTTGGGGCGAACTCTGGGGCATTGCATCTCGTACGAACTACGACTTGACGCAGCACCAGAACGAATCCAAGGTCAAGCAGGAATACATTGACCCTGTCCAGAACAAGCGCTATATTCCGTACGTGGTGGAACCGTCCCTCGGTGTGGAACGTCTGCTCCTCGTGCTCCTCTGCGACGCTTATGAAGTCGAAAAGCTCGAAAACGACGAACGTACCGTGCTCCACTTCGACCCGAAGATTGCTCCGGTGAAGGTTGCCGTTCTCCCGCTCGTGAAGAAGGGCCAGGTGAAGGCCAAGGCCGAAGAACTCTACCAGAAGCTTCTCAACCGCTGGAACGTGGAATACGATGAAACGCAGTCCATCGGTAAGCGCTACCGCCGTCAGGACGAACTCGGCACGCCGTTCTGCGTGACCGTTGACTTCGACACGGTGGGCGAAGGTGAATCCGATCCGGCAAAGCTCGGCTTCGTGACGGTCCGCGAACGCGACTCCATGAAGCAGGAACTGGTGAAAATCGACGAACTCGAAGCTTACCTGTCCGCAAAGCTCGGCTGCTGA
- a CDS encoding FISUMP domain-containing protein, which produces MKRLVLSLACLAWFVACDDESANYDWNDSATLSVKLTNGKFTDDRDGQKYSVVQVNGQLWMAENLRYADSSKTPNLKGNMWCHEDDGDCEKYGPLYSWTAAMNLESKYNSSSATYTYDYTYGVHGICPENWRLPTVDDWQNLAQYLMFMNGGDPIGADMKAVEGWEEELNIPKALNRSGFAALPAGRRNSEGGFMSAGKYAFFWSSAQVDAATSSGWTLRYDNAHLDNGNYYKDHGMSVRCVLAMGTESAKIEGDVDSSYLDNIPFDYGQMEIDGKSYKTIKIGTQNWMAENAAVKTDDSWCYNDDEKNCDKYGRLYSFEAAQTVCPAGWRLPTKSDFQTIYGAVGFGSSLRSRDGWTDKGSRGTNYMGFNAMPAGGRESGDYFDVTYSSYMWGSDKSVLWLRYYDEKISIEEKDAKNAFSVRCIEE; this is translated from the coding sequence ATGAAAAGACTCGTTCTTTCATTGGCTTGTTTGGCGTGGTTTGTGGCTTGCGATGATGAGTCGGCCAATTACGATTGGAATGATTCGGCGACTTTGTCGGTAAAGTTGACCAATGGTAAGTTTACGGATGATCGAGACGGTCAAAAGTATTCCGTGGTTCAGGTAAATGGTCAACTTTGGATGGCCGAAAACCTACGTTATGCCGATAGCTCCAAGACTCCCAATTTGAAAGGCAACATGTGGTGCCACGAAGACGACGGCGATTGTGAAAAATATGGGCCGTTGTATTCCTGGACTGCCGCAATGAATTTGGAATCGAAATACAATTCCAGCTCTGCAACGTACACATATGACTATACGTATGGAGTGCATGGGATTTGTCCCGAAAACTGGAGACTTCCTACGGTTGATGATTGGCAAAACCTTGCTCAATATCTCATGTTCATGAATGGTGGGGATCCGATTGGAGCCGATATGAAGGCAGTCGAGGGCTGGGAAGAAGAACTCAATATTCCCAAGGCACTCAATCGTTCTGGCTTTGCGGCACTCCCGGCTGGCCGTCGTAACAGCGAAGGCGGCTTTATGAGTGCAGGCAAGTATGCGTTCTTCTGGTCAAGTGCCCAGGTAGATGCGGCTACAAGTTCCGGATGGACACTCCGTTACGACAACGCTCATTTGGATAATGGAAATTATTACAAAGACCACGGAATGTCTGTTCGCTGTGTTCTCGCCATGGGTACCGAGAGTGCAAAAATCGAAGGCGACGTGGATTCGTCTTACCTCGATAATATTCCTTTTGATTATGGTCAAATGGAGATTGACGGAAAGTCCTATAAGACGATTAAAATCGGAACTCAAAACTGGATGGCCGAAAATGCGGCGGTGAAGACCGATGATAGCTGGTGCTACAACGATGACGAAAAGAATTGCGACAAGTATGGCCGTCTGTATTCTTTCGAGGCTGCACAAACGGTTTGCCCTGCAGGTTGGCGCCTTCCGACAAAGAGTGATTTCCAGACTATTTATGGTGCCGTCGGCTTTGGAAGCTCTTTGCGTTCTCGTGATGGTTGGACGGATAAGGGCTCTCGTGGAACGAATTATATGGGCTTTAACGCCATGCCTGCGGGTGGACGCGAATCGGGAGATTACTTCGATGTGACTTACAGTTCCTATATGTGGGGGAGCGACAAGTCGGTGCTTTGGCTGCGTTATTACGATGAGAAAATCTCGATAGAGGAGAAGGATGCCAAAAATGCCTTCTCGGTCAGGTGCATCGAAGAATAG
- a CDS encoding FISUMP domain-containing protein, with amino-acid sequence MGSAPKENYDDRSPSYNAQARGDLPDCTDDREGLVVHVNEHGKDYACSKGYWVALRSADTDKKLYDVNEDTEAMKALHEKFKRVKSEKITDSRDGKVYKVIILKDLVWMAENLDYETEYSRTNPKCDDYGIKCGRYYRWDDAAYGGDNYSSVCPEGMRMPTEEDVEKLVAFIGGIDYGYVLKSKDYWDYSDDAPQGTDELGFNAYPAGYKEYLNNYISYFGVEAAFWTGEKYGYHSSYAITLYYHNSIIGTTWGPDWDNYMNVRCVGDW; translated from the coding sequence GTGGGCAGTGCTCCCAAGGAAAATTACGATGATCGGTCTCCTTCGTACAATGCCCAGGCAAGAGGCGATCTTCCCGATTGCACCGACGATCGAGAAGGTCTTGTCGTTCATGTGAATGAACATGGGAAGGATTATGCCTGCAGTAAAGGGTACTGGGTGGCCTTGCGTAGTGCAGACACAGACAAGAAATTGTACGATGTCAACGAAGATACGGAAGCCATGAAAGCCCTCCATGAAAAGTTCAAGAGGGTAAAATCTGAAAAAATCACTGATAGCCGCGATGGAAAAGTATATAAAGTGATTATTCTAAAAGATTTGGTATGGATGGCGGAGAACCTGGATTACGAAACAGAATATAGTCGCACCAATCCTAAATGTGATGATTATGGAATCAAGTGCGGACGTTACTACAGGTGGGATGATGCTGCGTATGGTGGCGACAATTATTCGAGTGTGTGCCCCGAAGGAATGCGCATGCCTACAGAAGAAGATGTGGAAAAGCTTGTTGCATTTATCGGCGGCATTGATTACGGCTATGTCCTGAAATCGAAAGATTATTGGGATTACTCGGATGATGCCCCGCAAGGGACCGACGAACTCGGCTTTAATGCCTACCCGGCTGGTTACAAGGAATACCTTAATAACTACATCAGCTATTTTGGCGTGGAAGCTGCTTTCTGGACGGGTGAAAAGTACGGCTATCATTCCTCGTATGCGATAACCTTGTATTACCATAACTCAATTATTGGCACAACTTGGGGCCCAGACTGGGACAACTATATGAACGTACGTTGCGTGGGGGATTGGTGA
- the argH gene encoding argininosuccinate lyase: MAQNKSNVKTKSGDKKGTQTNMWTGRFASGMAQSMVDLSFSLQFDAELIEEDIEGSIGHGKGLVESGVLSKADYKKICDGLASILKDYKAGKNLWQESDEDIHMAVERVLTERIGALGKKIHTGRSRNDQVCTDFKLYMRHRAAEIRALEVSLMETVLDLAKKYFGKMMPGYTHLQQAQPIYFSHYLMSMFFAVSRDVKRLDNFLELHSELPLGSGAMAGSAFPYHRALVAKELGFNGVSPNSIDAVSHRDMMLEFEADLAIIANTMSRYAEDFVNWSTSEFGYLTLHDAFSSGSSMMPQKKNPDSMELIRGKSGRMLGNFSALYTLVKGAPLSYSRDLQEDKEPVFDSVHNVKVILRVMKEALESARFNFDKMHAKMLPALLATDLADLLVESGVPFRDAHHVVGSLVGEAARQGLEFTDLSDEAWASAGVPNVKQMKKTLTFEYSVSRRNIEGGTGPKSVKQQFGKAEAILKKFKK; the protein is encoded by the coding sequence ATGGCACAGAACAAGAGCAACGTGAAAACGAAATCTGGTGACAAGAAGGGAACTCAGACCAACATGTGGACCGGCCGTTTTGCTAGCGGCATGGCGCAGAGCATGGTGGACCTGAGCTTTAGCTTGCAGTTTGACGCTGAACTCATCGAAGAAGACATCGAAGGCAGCATCGGCCACGGCAAGGGCCTGGTGGAATCCGGCGTGCTCAGCAAGGCCGACTACAAGAAGATTTGCGACGGCTTGGCCAGCATCCTCAAGGACTACAAGGCCGGCAAGAACCTGTGGCAGGAATCCGACGAAGATATCCACATGGCCGTGGAACGGGTGCTCACCGAACGCATCGGCGCCCTCGGCAAGAAGATTCACACGGGCCGTAGCCGTAACGACCAGGTCTGCACGGACTTCAAGCTTTACATGCGCCACCGCGCCGCCGAAATCCGCGCCCTTGAAGTTTCTTTGATGGAAACGGTTCTCGACCTCGCCAAGAAATACTTCGGCAAGATGATGCCGGGTTACACCCACCTGCAGCAGGCACAGCCCATCTACTTCAGCCATTACCTGATGAGCATGTTCTTTGCCGTGAGCCGCGACGTGAAGCGCCTCGACAACTTCCTGGAACTGCATAGCGAACTCCCGCTCGGTAGCGGTGCCATGGCCGGTTCCGCATTCCCGTACCACCGTGCCCTCGTTGCAAAGGAACTCGGATTTAACGGTGTTAGCCCGAACAGCATTGACGCCGTGAGCCACCGCGACATGATGCTCGAATTCGAAGCCGACCTCGCCATCATCGCGAACACCATGAGCCGCTATGCCGAAGACTTTGTGAACTGGAGCACCAGCGAATTCGGCTACCTCACCCTGCACGACGCCTTCTCCAGCGGATCCTCGATGATGCCGCAGAAGAAGAACCCGGATTCCATGGAACTCATCCGCGGAAAGTCCGGCCGCATGCTCGGTAACTTCAGCGCCCTCTACACGCTGGTGAAGGGAGCTCCGCTCAGCTACAGCCGCGACCTGCAAGAAGACAAGGAACCGGTTTTCGACTCTGTCCATAACGTAAAGGTGATTCTCCGCGTCATGAAAGAAGCCTTGGAAAGCGCTCGCTTTAATTTCGACAAGATGCACGCGAAGATGCTGCCGGCGCTGCTGGCTACCGACCTCGCTGACTTGCTGGTCGAATCCGGCGTGCCGTTCCGCGACGCCCACCACGTGGTCGGTAGCCTGGTCGGCGAAGCCGCCCGCCAAGGCCTCGAATTCACGGACCTTAGCGATGAGGCCTGGGCCAGCGCCGGCGTCCCGAACGTCAAGCAGATGAAAAAGACTCTCACATTCGAATACAGCGTGTCCCGCCGTAACATCGAAGGCGGCACGGGCCCCAAGTCCGTGAAACAGCAGTTCGGCAAGGCCGAAGCGATCCTCAAGAAGTTCAAGAAGTAA
- a CDS encoding NCS2 family permease: protein MKENKKKTFMYKAGRELKKEFFFLEKFFKLSENQTNIHTEIFAGLMTFMTMAYILAVNPEILSASGMPKGGIFIATVIAAAVGSALMGFVAKYPFALAPGLGINAFFAYTVVLSMGYSWQFALLAVFVEGILFLILSIVPIREKLFNSIPLSLKSGVAVGIGIFIAFIALQGGKIVIANNSTIVSLINFHMVDMHTNGIWAILTLLGIIVTSAFLIKGIRGAILLGIFATWLLGIVTEFVGIYVPNPEAGFHSVIPQFGDYLQTLDRSFREFGITCGALFHPESWTLTQGDAIVGQGFSLFKSLDFFVVIFAFFFVDLFDTLGTLIGVSFRGGFLKEDGKLPRISQALSCDAIATSIGAICGTSTTTTYVESAAGVAYGGKTGLTAVSVALFFLLSLFFAPVFMAIPGFATAPALIMVAYFMMTSIAKIDWTNPRESIPAFICMIAMPLTYSISDGIMFGVISYTLINALTGKIKNVHWVMIVLTVIFLLKYALM from the coding sequence ATGAAAGAGAACAAGAAAAAAACATTCATGTACAAGGCCGGTCGTGAACTCAAGAAAGAATTTTTCTTTCTCGAGAAGTTCTTCAAACTGAGCGAAAACCAGACCAACATCCACACCGAAATTTTCGCAGGCCTCATGACCTTCATGACCATGGCCTACATTCTGGCGGTGAACCCCGAAATTCTTTCGGCCTCTGGAATGCCCAAGGGCGGCATCTTCATTGCCACCGTCATTGCGGCCGCCGTCGGTTCTGCCCTCATGGGCTTTGTCGCGAAATACCCCTTTGCACTTGCCCCGGGCCTTGGCATTAACGCCTTCTTTGCCTACACCGTGGTGCTGAGCATGGGCTACAGCTGGCAATTCGCCTTGCTAGCCGTCTTTGTCGAAGGCATCCTGTTCCTGATTCTCTCGATTGTTCCCATCCGCGAAAAACTCTTTAACAGCATCCCCCTTTCGCTTAAATCGGGCGTCGCCGTCGGCATCGGCATATTCATCGCCTTTATCGCTTTGCAGGGCGGTAAAATCGTCATCGCCAACAATTCCACCATCGTAAGCCTCATCAACTTCCACATGGTCGACATGCACACGAATGGCATCTGGGCGATTCTTACCCTGTTGGGCATTATCGTTACCTCGGCCTTCTTGATTAAAGGAATCCGCGGCGCCATCCTGCTTGGAATTTTTGCGACCTGGCTGCTCGGCATTGTCACCGAATTTGTTGGAATCTACGTTCCGAACCCGGAAGCCGGATTCCATTCCGTAATTCCGCAGTTCGGCGATTACCTGCAGACTTTGGACCGTTCCTTCCGCGAATTCGGAATCACCTGCGGTGCGCTTTTCCATCCGGAATCCTGGACGCTCACCCAAGGCGATGCGATTGTCGGCCAAGGATTTTCGCTCTTCAAGTCACTCGATTTCTTTGTCGTGATTTTCGCTTTCTTCTTTGTAGACCTGTTCGATACGCTGGGCACCCTGATTGGCGTTTCGTTCCGAGGCGGATTCCTGAAAGAAGACGGCAAGCTCCCCCGCATTTCTCAAGCGCTCAGCTGCGACGCAATCGCCACCTCGATCGGAGCCATTTGCGGCACCTCGACCACGACCACCTACGTGGAAAGCGCCGCCGGTGTCGCCTACGGCGGAAAGACTGGCCTCACCGCCGTCTCGGTCGCCCTCTTCTTCTTGCTGTCGCTCTTTTTTGCCCCTGTCTTCATGGCGATTCCGGGCTTTGCAACAGCTCCCGCGCTCATCATGGTCGCCTACTTCATGATGACATCCATCGCTAAAATTGACTGGACCAACCCGAGAGAATCGATCCCCGCCTTTATCTGCATGATTGCCATGCCGCTCACCTATTCCATTTCGGACGGCATCATGTTCGGCGTCATTTCTTACACCTTGATAAACGCTCTCACCGGCAAGATCAAGAATGTACACTGGGTCATGATTGTGCTCACCGTGATATTCTTGCTCAAGTACGCTTTGATGTAG